A genomic stretch from Bifidobacterium sp. ESL0769 includes:
- the leuA gene encoding 2-isopropylmalate synthase codes for MGQDQASSVFDLAAVAAQSNGGNNDLLLPPPRFIGEPQKPSSMPYTKYVAYDKQIPFDYPERTWPSKKLRRAPRWCSVDLRDGNQALVNPMDSERKLRFWNLLISMGFKEIEVGFPSASDTDYDFVRLLIERELIPDDVTIVVLTQAREHLIRKTYECLRGAKRAVVHFYNSVSVLQREVVFRKDKEGIKKLATDAAELCKDLESAAGGTDLYYEYSPESFTGTEPDYAVEVCNAVIDVIKPTPDHKMIINLPATVEMTTPNVFADEVEYVSNNLKDRDSVVLSLHPHNDEGMGVAATELAVLAGADRVEGCLLGNGERTGNVDLVTLGLNMLTQGVDPQIDYSDVPKIRKTVEYCNQLTISERHPYAGNFVFTAFSGSHQDAIKKGLEAREAAAERAGANLDDFVWLVPYLPIDPKDIGRSYKAIIRVNSQSGKGGMAYLLKTNHNLDLPKRLQIEFEKVVQDYADKTDKEVKDDEIWRLFKDEYLPVEENGAFAASEAVGDEGDENLESWGRLKLLNVSVTSGADGSDTVLKAKLLDRGAEYGADPIEREVSGAGNGPLDAFLNALSTIGLTVSVMDYAEHAMTAGTDAMAASYIECQIGGEANAKIIWGVGIDSSITTSSLKAIISAINRSMR; via the coding sequence TCGGGGAACCGCAAAAGCCGAGCTCGATGCCGTATACCAAGTACGTGGCCTACGACAAGCAGATTCCGTTCGATTACCCCGAACGCACTTGGCCGTCGAAGAAGCTGCGCCGCGCCCCGCGTTGGTGCTCGGTCGATTTGCGCGACGGCAACCAGGCTCTGGTGAACCCGATGGATTCCGAGCGCAAGCTGCGTTTCTGGAACCTTTTGATTTCCATGGGCTTCAAGGAGATCGAGGTCGGCTTCCCGTCGGCTTCCGACACGGATTACGATTTCGTCCGCCTGTTGATCGAGCGTGAGCTCATTCCCGACGATGTCACCATCGTCGTGCTGACGCAGGCCCGCGAGCACCTGATTCGCAAGACCTACGAGTGCCTGCGTGGCGCCAAGCGTGCCGTGGTGCATTTCTACAATTCCGTCTCCGTCCTGCAACGCGAAGTCGTCTTCCGCAAGGACAAAGAGGGCATCAAGAAGCTGGCGACCGACGCGGCCGAGCTTTGCAAAGACCTCGAAAGCGCAGCCGGTGGCACCGACCTCTATTACGAGTATTCGCCGGAGTCCTTCACTGGAACCGAGCCGGATTATGCGGTCGAAGTCTGCAACGCCGTCATCGACGTCATCAAGCCGACGCCGGATCACAAGATGATCATCAACCTGCCGGCCACTGTCGAAATGACCACGCCGAACGTCTTTGCCGACGAGGTCGAGTACGTTTCCAACAACCTGAAAGACCGCGATTCCGTTGTCCTTTCGCTGCATCCGCACAATGACGAAGGCATGGGCGTCGCCGCCACGGAGCTGGCTGTGCTCGCCGGTGCTGACCGCGTTGAAGGCTGCCTGCTGGGCAACGGCGAACGCACCGGCAACGTTGACCTGGTCACGCTGGGTCTCAATATGCTCACGCAGGGCGTCGATCCGCAGATCGATTATTCCGATGTGCCGAAGATTCGCAAGACCGTCGAATACTGCAACCAGCTCACCATTTCCGAGCGCCACCCGTATGCAGGCAACTTCGTGTTCACCGCCTTCTCCGGCTCCCATCAGGACGCCATCAAGAAGGGTCTCGAGGCTCGTGAAGCCGCGGCCGAACGCGCTGGAGCCAACCTCGACGATTTCGTCTGGCTCGTGCCCTACCTGCCCATCGACCCGAAGGATATCGGCCGCAGCTACAAGGCCATCATCCGCGTCAACTCGCAGTCTGGCAAGGGCGGCATGGCCTACTTGCTCAAGACCAACCACAACCTCGATCTCCCGAAGCGCTTGCAGATTGAGTTCGAGAAGGTCGTTCAGGATTACGCCGACAAGACCGATAAAGAGGTCAAGGACGACGAGATCTGGCGTCTCTTCAAGGACGAGTACCTTCCGGTCGAGGAGAACGGTGCGTTCGCGGCCAGCGAGGCAGTGGGCGATGAGGGCGACGAGAACCTCGAATCGTGGGGCCGCCTGAAGCTGCTCAATGTTTCGGTGACTTCTGGCGCGGACGGTTCCGACACCGTCTTGAAGGCCAAGCTGCTCGACCGCGGCGCCGAATATGGTGCCGACCCGATTGAGCGTGAGGTTTCGGGAGCCGGCAACGGCCCGCTCGACGCCTTCCTCAATGCGCTTTCCACGATTGGCCTTACGGTCAGCGTCATGGATTATGCAGAGCACGCCATGACCGCCGGCACCGACGCAATGGCCGCCTCGTACATCGAGTGCCAGATCGGCGGCGAGGCCAACGCGAAGATCATTTGGGGCGTCGGCATCGATTCGTCGATCACCACCAGCTCGCTGAAGGCAATCATCTCCGCGATTAACCGCTCGATGCGTTAG